From Chloroflexota bacterium, a single genomic window includes:
- a CDS encoding C-terminal binding protein, producing MSRRFRVVSAGAGLPHHDREVEVLADIADMVFLGAPPRDELYDAVAEADVMLTELTPVDGDLLDHAPKLRGVVVYGVGTEKVDLIAAKERGVVVAHTPDAFTSEVAEHAIALLLALARCVTDSDADVRERHLWRTYDDTFQPRRLRGSTLGVLGYGRIGRATAALAAGFGMRLVVFDPFLPADRLTPPSGAEMRVASDLDDLLQSVDALTVHVPLTDDTREMLGAPEFARMRRGALLINVSRGGIIDHHTLQRALASGALGGAGLDVFETEPPDFDHPLLRESSLIVTPHIAWKSETAALDCELAAVAEVRRILLGDEPQHRVI from the coding sequence ATGAGCCGTCGGTTTCGCGTGGTCTCCGCGGGCGCAGGGCTGCCGCATCACGATCGCGAAGTGGAGGTGCTGGCCGACATCGCGGACATGGTGTTCCTGGGCGCGCCGCCCCGCGACGAGCTTTACGACGCCGTGGCGGAGGCTGACGTGATGTTGACCGAGCTGACGCCGGTGGATGGCGATCTGCTGGATCACGCGCCGAAGCTGCGCGGCGTCGTGGTGTACGGCGTGGGCACGGAGAAAGTCGACTTGATCGCGGCGAAGGAGCGCGGCGTCGTGGTGGCGCATACGCCCGACGCATTCACGTCGGAAGTCGCCGAGCACGCCATCGCGCTGCTGCTGGCGCTGGCGCGCTGTGTCACGGATTCGGATGCCGACGTGCGCGAGCGGCACCTGTGGCGGACCTACGACGACACGTTTCAACCGCGTCGTCTGCGCGGTTCGACGCTTGGCGTGTTGGGCTACGGGCGCATCGGCCGGGCAACGGCGGCGCTGGCCGCCGGGTTCGGCATGCGGCTGGTGGTCTTCGACCCCTTCCTTCCGGCGGATCGGCTGACGCCGCCGTCGGGTGCGGAGATGCGCGTGGCGAGCGATCTCGATGATCTGTTGCAGTCGGTGGATGCGCTCACGGTGCACGTGCCGCTCACCGACGACACGCGGGAGATGCTCGGCGCGCCGGAGTTCGCTCGCATGCGCCGCGGCGCGCTGCTGATCAACGTGTCTCGCGGCGGCATCATCGATCACCATACGTTGCAGCGTGCGCTGGCCTCTGGCGCCCTGGGCGGGGCTGGTCTGGACGTGTTCGAGACCGAGCCGCCGGACTTCGACCATCCACTCCTTCGCGAGTCCAGCCTCATCGTCACGCCCCACATTGCCTGGAAGTCGGAAACCGCGGCGTTGGACTGCGAACTTGCGGCAGTGGCCGAGGTGCGTCGTATCCTGCTCGGCGACGAGCCCCAACATCGGGTGATCTGA
- a CDS encoding metal-dependent hydrolase yields MKSVQIDFLGHASFRFTAPTGEVIYFDPWLDDNPVCSEGLADVDRADVVCVSHGHVDHLGDAIAIVQKTGATLIGSPEVAGYADTHGIGFDTDSCPLNIGGTAKLGGVAYTMVRADHSTGMHGQAYREGAVYAEPDGSVCGFVLTFDDGPVIYDTADTGVFGDMALISQLYAPDLVIMPAGGKYTMGVKEAAMAAALTRPRAVIPCHYDTFPNQAADIDDLRRRIADLTPRTSVIELKPGESVSYP; encoded by the coding sequence ATGAAATCGGTCCAGATCGACTTTCTCGGCCACGCGTCGTTCCGCTTCACGGCCCCGACCGGCGAGGTCATCTACTTCGATCCCTGGCTCGACGACAACCCCGTCTGCTCGGAGGGCTTGGCCGACGTCGACCGCGCCGACGTGGTGTGCGTGTCGCACGGACACGTCGACCACCTCGGCGACGCCATCGCCATCGTCCAGAAGACCGGCGCCACCCTGATCGGCAGCCCGGAGGTGGCCGGCTACGCCGACACCCACGGCATCGGCTTCGACACCGACTCCTGCCCCCTCAACATCGGCGGCACCGCCAAGCTGGGCGGCGTGGCCTACACCATGGTGCGCGCCGACCACTCCACCGGCATGCACGGCCAGGCCTATCGCGAAGGCGCCGTATACGCGGAGCCCGACGGCAGCGTCTGCGGCTTCGTGCTGACCTTCGACGACGGGCCGGTGATCTACGACACCGCCGACACCGGCGTCTTCGGCGACATGGCGCTCATCAGCCAGCTCTACGCGCCCGACCTGGTGATCATGCCGGCCGGCGGCAAGTACACCATGGGTGTCAAGGAAGCGGCCATGGCCGCCGCGCTGACGCGCCCGCGCGCCGTCATCCCCTGCCACTACGACACGTTCCCCAACCAGGCGGCGGATATCGACGACCTGCGGCGGCGCATCGCGGACCTGACACCCCGTACGAGCGTCATCGAGCTCAAGCCGGGCGAGTCCGTCAGCTACCCGTAG
- a CDS encoding RraA family protein produces the protein MSQAPEFDDATRQRFQALHSALIADSLDRMGVPVQAMRHDVRPMYPGARIVGRALPLLQTAVYRPPDEPYEVLFEAFRAMRPNDVLVITTTGHYESGVWGGLLSTSAQTRGAVGCVIDGLTRDVHEIEEIDFPVFAVGQSAVDSEGRCEGIEWGQPIDCAGARVEYGDVIVGDDMGVVVVPGEAAAEVLDRAEAKGRGESNVREILATGRDVGEVFKEYGIL, from the coding sequence ATGAGCCAGGCGCCCGAGTTCGACGATGCCACGCGGCAGCGATTCCAGGCGCTGCACTCCGCCCTGATCGCCGACAGCCTCGACCGCATGGGCGTGCCGGTGCAAGCCATGCGGCACGACGTGCGCCCGATGTATCCGGGCGCCCGCATCGTGGGCCGGGCGCTGCCGCTTTTGCAGACGGCGGTCTACCGGCCGCCGGACGAACCGTACGAGGTGCTGTTCGAGGCGTTTCGCGCCATGCGGCCCAACGACGTGCTGGTCATCACCACGACGGGCCACTACGAGTCGGGCGTGTGGGGCGGCCTGCTGAGCACCTCGGCGCAGACGCGGGGCGCGGTGGGCTGCGTGATCGACGGCTTGACTCGCGACGTGCATGAGATCGAGGAGATCGACTTTCCGGTGTTCGCGGTCGGCCAAAGTGCGGTTGACTCCGAGGGCCGTTGCGAGGGCATCGAGTGGGGCCAGCCCATCGACTGCGCCGGGGCGCGGGTTGAATACGGCGACGTGATCGTCGGCGACGACATGGGCGTCGTGGTAGTTCCGGGCGAGGCCGCGGCCGAAGTGCTGGACCGCGCCGAGGCCAAGGGACGGGGTGAATCCAACGTGCGCGAGATTCTGGCGACCGGTCGCGACGTGGGCGAGGTCTTCAAGGAATACGGCATTCTGTAG
- a CDS encoding nuclear transport factor 2 family protein, translating into MRTAQEVFDHHWDAIMAGDMDRLLSDYADDALFVRPGQVAQGHAEITAFFEDIGGALDGFAVEQVSVTTAEPIVVLEWQGGHADGRSASGTDTFIIEDDKIRHQTLVFSVS; encoded by the coding sequence ATGCGAACCGCCCAAGAGGTGTTCGACCATCACTGGGACGCGATTATGGCCGGCGACATGGATCGCCTGCTTTCCGACTACGCCGACGACGCGCTGTTCGTGCGACCGGGTCAGGTGGCCCAGGGACACGCGGAGATCACCGCGTTCTTCGAAGACATCGGCGGCGCGCTGGACGGTTTCGCCGTCGAGCAGGTGTCCGTGACCACCGCCGAGCCGATCGTGGTGCTGGAATGGCAGGGCGGTCACGCCGACGGCCGCAGCGCGTCGGGCACCGACACCTTCATCATCGAAGACGACAAGATTCGGCACCAAACGCTCGTCTTCAGCGTGAGCTAG
- a CDS encoding TIM barrel protein codes for MRLGLSQAAYRWVSYPGLRIDQPEYGFRGLEYPYGTTTEPPEELDGALEWWIERCSEWGFDNLYTAASLLDGKEAAAANGRLLAENGIEWVGSVNGAWAVDRDEWSPVHERAAMHLEWMQAGGVRTSAMVNADPPGPPGQPMPNGGLRFGHFSTETPIGVQIDRMIDNLSKLVVDAEKCGIVLAFENHMDYRISEIVQVVEGVASPWLRINYDFANSYSVVEDQVDAAHMAAPYTVMTHLKDMRVQSITTTGEPKFFHAPVGYGSVEVLEIMEILQQNAPDPDYLPHCIETCCLPQYDPQLWMKLTVEWLEQNCAQYFPKRFASA; via the coding sequence ATGAGACTCGGCCTTTCACAGGCGGCCTATCGCTGGGTGTCCTACCCGGGGTTGCGCATCGATCAACCCGAGTACGGCTTTCGCGGCTTGGAATATCCCTATGGCACCACCACCGAGCCGCCCGAGGAGCTGGACGGGGCGCTGGAGTGGTGGATCGAACGCTGCAGCGAGTGGGGTTTTGACAACCTCTATACGGCGGCGTCGCTCTTGGATGGCAAGGAGGCGGCCGCTGCTAATGGTCGCCTGCTGGCCGAGAACGGCATCGAGTGGGTTGGCTCCGTCAACGGCGCCTGGGCCGTCGACCGCGACGAGTGGTCGCCGGTTCACGAGCGCGCCGCCATGCACCTGGAGTGGATGCAGGCCGGCGGCGTGCGAACCAGCGCCATGGTCAACGCCGACCCGCCCGGCCCTCCCGGTCAGCCCATGCCCAACGGGGGGCTGCGGTTCGGGCACTTCAGCACCGAGACGCCAATCGGCGTGCAAATCGACCGCATGATCGACAACCTGTCGAAACTGGTGGTCGACGCCGAGAAGTGCGGCATCGTCCTCGCCTTCGAGAACCACATGGACTACCGGATCAGCGAGATCGTGCAGGTGGTGGAGGGCGTCGCGTCGCCGTGGCTGCGGATCAACTACGACTTCGCCAACAGCTACTCGGTCGTTGAAGACCAGGTCGATGCCGCCCACATGGCCGCGCCCTACACCGTGATGACGCATCTGAAGGACATGCGGGTGCAGTCCATCACCACGACCGGCGAGCCGAAGTTTTTCCACGCACCGGTCGGCTACGGCAGCGTGGAGGTTCTCGAGATCATGGAGATCCTGCAGCAAAACGCGCCGGACCCCGACTACCTGCCCCATTGCATCGAGACGTGCTGCCTGCCGCAATACGACCCGCAGCTGTGGATGAAGCTGACCGTCGAGTGGCTGGAGCAGAACTGCGCGCAGTACTTCCCCAAGCGGTTTGCCAGCGCGTGA
- a CDS encoding L-rhamnonate dehydratase (catalyzes the formation of 2-keto-3-deoxy-L-rhamnonate from L-rhamnonate), producing MKIASVQAVALDFGERRATSKPRASWTEDARVGSPMARYPRYAEVRSSWTPNWPGVGVVVTAEDGTQGLGIGALGRPMAALVDDYLGPRIVGEPALATERIYDMMLRLCSPFGATGLASYAVSAIDLALWDLKGKVLDRPVYELMGGPARDEIVCYATGPQHEWHLELGFTATKHPCRYGPPDGLDGLRHNVDDIAALRDLVGPDVELMLDCWMSLDVEYAVRLIEELRPFKLKWIEEVLRSEDMDSHAALRERVPWQTLATGEHWYTPTPFQHAASRRLVDILQPDIMWVGGITALMRICAIADAAGLAVIPHAGVNEPYGQHACCALPGIPWGEYFVASGPGTDLADAVSVPGASHPVNGRLRPSDAPGFGIEIDLATLQPYG from the coding sequence GTGAAGATCGCCAGCGTCCAAGCGGTCGCCCTCGATTTCGGTGAGCGGCGCGCCACGAGCAAGCCCCGCGCGTCGTGGACGGAGGACGCGCGCGTGGGCTCGCCCATGGCCCGCTATCCGCGCTACGCGGAGGTGCGATCGAGCTGGACGCCGAACTGGCCCGGCGTGGGCGTGGTCGTCACCGCCGAGGACGGCACACAGGGCCTGGGAATTGGCGCGCTCGGCCGGCCCATGGCCGCCCTGGTGGACGACTATCTCGGCCCGCGCATCGTCGGCGAGCCGGCGCTGGCGACGGAGCGCATCTACGACATGATGCTGCGGCTGTGCTCGCCCTTCGGCGCCACGGGACTGGCCTCGTACGCGGTGAGCGCCATCGATCTCGCGCTGTGGGACCTCAAGGGCAAGGTGCTGGATCGACCGGTCTACGAGCTGATGGGCGGCCCCGCGCGCGACGAAATCGTCTGCTACGCCACCGGGCCGCAGCACGAGTGGCACTTGGAGCTTGGGTTCACCGCCACCAAGCACCCCTGCCGCTACGGCCCGCCGGACGGCCTGGACGGCCTGCGCCACAACGTCGACGACATCGCCGCCCTGAGGGATCTCGTCGGCCCCGACGTCGAGCTGATGCTCGATTGCTGGATGTCCCTCGACGTGGAGTACGCCGTGCGCCTGATCGAGGAGCTGCGGCCGTTCAAGCTCAAGTGGATCGAGGAAGTGCTGCGGTCCGAGGACATGGACAGCCACGCCGCGCTGCGCGAGCGCGTGCCCTGGCAGACGCTCGCCACCGGCGAGCACTGGTATACCCCGACGCCGTTCCAGCACGCCGCCAGCCGCCGCCTGGTCGACATCCTGCAGCCCGACATCATGTGGGTGGGCGGCATCACGGCCCTGATGCGCATCTGCGCCATCGCCGACGCGGCCGGACTCGCGGTCATCCCCCACGCCGGCGTCAACGAGCCCTACGGCCAGCATGCCTGCTGCGCGCTGCCCGGCATTCCCTGGGGCGAGTATTTCGTCGCCTCCGGCCCCGGAACCGACCTCGCCGACGCCGTCTCGGTCCCCGGCGCGTCCCACCCCGTCAACGGCCGCCTGCGCCCCTCCGACGCCCCCGGATTCGGCATCGAAATCGACCTTGCGACGCTGCAACCCTACGGCTAG
- a CDS encoding Gfo/Idh/MocA family oxidoreductase — translation MEQPRAIVLGTGVIGRVHIDALRRNNVDIVSVVASSESRSVAAAADFGVPRGDPDLTTALRETNPDVVHVCTPDTLHLEQASEALDAGAHVVCEKPLTTDAGSAGELYRRAADSGRVHAICFNNRFYTLVQELAARRRLGTLDRVMLVRASVADDTFWLETDWDWRLLPEMGGPTIVTSTTGSHLLDLTSFVIGSRVVEVCADFLTAHDVRKRPRPDGGMDDYHAPGEDVSNLLVHWENGARGVLSLSHVAVGHPYRIRVEIDATAMGVSWDSERPNELWLGHRTEPNEIVLPDPRQATEEGGRFMDNPGAYREGFGDTFRLLFREVYRAVADGGQPDAPTYPTFQDGYGIQIVHDAALQSFQERRWVDVDWSAFDGS, via the coding sequence GTGGAGCAACCGCGAGCCATCGTGCTGGGCACGGGCGTGATCGGGCGCGTGCACATCGACGCCCTGCGCCGCAACAACGTCGACATCGTGAGCGTGGTGGCGAGCAGCGAGTCGCGGAGCGTCGCCGCCGCGGCCGACTTCGGCGTCCCTCGCGGCGACCCGGACTTGACCACTGCGCTGCGCGAAACCAATCCGGATGTGGTTCACGTCTGCACGCCCGACACGTTGCACCTCGAACAGGCCAGCGAGGCGCTCGACGCGGGCGCGCACGTCGTGTGCGAGAAGCCTCTCACCACCGACGCCGGATCGGCCGGCGAGCTCTACCGGCGCGCGGCGGACTCGGGCCGCGTGCACGCCATCTGCTTCAACAATCGCTTCTACACGCTGGTGCAGGAGTTGGCCGCCCGCCGGCGGCTGGGCACGCTCGACCGCGTCATGCTCGTCCGGGCCTCAGTCGCCGACGACACGTTCTGGCTCGAAACCGATTGGGACTGGCGCCTGCTCCCCGAAATGGGCGGCCCCACCATCGTCACCTCGACCACCGGCAGCCACCTGCTCGATCTCACCAGCTTCGTCATCGGCAGCCGCGTCGTCGAAGTTTGCGCGGATTTCCTCACGGCGCACGATGTCCGCAAACGACCGCGCCCCGACGGGGGGATGGATGACTATCACGCGCCCGGCGAGGATGTCTCGAACCTGCTAGTCCACTGGGAAAACGGCGCCCGCGGCGTGCTCTCGTTGTCGCACGTGGCCGTGGGGCATCCCTACCGCATCCGCGTCGAGATCGACGCCACGGCCATGGGCGTGAGCTGGGACTCGGAGCGGCCAAACGAGCTCTGGCTCGGACACCGCACCGAGCCCAACGAGATCGTCCTGCCGGACCCGCGGCAAGCCACGGAAGAAGGCGGCCGGTTCATGGACAACCCCGGCGCCTACCGCGAGGGCTTCGGCGACACGTTCCGCCTGCTGTTCCGCGAGGTCTACCGCGCCGTCGCCGACGGCGGTCAGCCCGACGCGCCGACCTACCCGACGTTCCAGGACGGCTACGGCATCCAGATCGTGCACGACGCCGCCCTGCAGAGCTTCCAGGAACGCCGCTGGGTCGACGTCGACTGGTCGGCATTCGACGGAAGCTAG
- a CDS encoding C-terminal binding protein translates to MTEPRFRVVITDCDFEMPPVIEQAELDPIGAELVVEQCFTEDALIEKVADADGLLEQYAPITARVVDALERCKVIVRYGTGMDPIDVAAATAKGIVVCNVRDYQVGEVADHTMGFLLALARHIVVYNDDVRAGVWDASGGVPERMERVEGQTLGLIGLGQTAQAVAARARAFGLRAIGHSPRAPDSAFEASQVERVPLDDLLRQSDFVSVHTPLRAQTHHLIGEAEIDLMKPSVFLINTARGAVVDNAALARALKDGRIAGAGLDVMEEEPLPMDSPLREAPNVIITPHSGFYSRTSIRILRREAAAEVARVLRGEPPKSLFEPE, encoded by the coding sequence ATGACCGAGCCCCGCTTCCGGGTCGTGATCACCGACTGCGATTTCGAGATGCCGCCGGTGATCGAGCAGGCCGAGCTCGATCCCATCGGCGCCGAGCTGGTCGTGGAGCAATGCTTCACGGAAGACGCGCTGATCGAGAAGGTGGCCGACGCCGACGGTTTGCTCGAACAGTACGCGCCAATCACGGCACGCGTCGTGGATGCCCTGGAGCGCTGCAAGGTGATCGTGCGCTACGGCACCGGCATGGACCCGATCGACGTGGCGGCGGCGACGGCCAAGGGCATCGTGGTCTGCAACGTGCGCGACTACCAGGTCGGCGAGGTCGCGGACCACACGATGGGTTTTCTGCTAGCCCTGGCCCGCCACATCGTGGTCTACAACGACGACGTGCGCGCCGGAGTCTGGGACGCCAGCGGCGGTGTTCCCGAGCGGATGGAGCGCGTCGAGGGGCAGACGCTTGGGCTGATCGGACTGGGGCAGACGGCGCAGGCCGTGGCGGCGCGGGCGCGGGCCTTTGGATTGCGGGCGATCGGGCACTCGCCGCGTGCGCCGGATTCCGCATTCGAGGCGTCGCAAGTCGAGCGTGTGCCGCTGGACGATCTCTTGCGGCAATCCGACTTCGTGTCGGTGCACACGCCGTTGCGGGCGCAGACGCACCACCTGATCGGTGAGGCCGAGATCGACTTGATGAAGCCCAGCGTGTTCTTGATCAACACGGCCCGCGGGGCGGTCGTCGACAACGCCGCGCTGGCGCGGGCGCTCAAGGACGGGCGGATCGCCGGCGCGGGCCTGGACGTGATGGAAGAAGAGCCGCTGCCGATGGACTCACCGCTGCGGGAGGCGCCCAACGTCATCATCACGCCGCATAGCGGCTTTTATTCGCGGACGTCGATTCGCATCCTGCGCCGCGAGGCCGCGGCGGAGGTCGCGCGGGTGCTTCGGGGCGAGCCGCCCAAGTCGTTGTTCGAGCCGGAGTAG
- a CDS encoding hydantoinase B/oxoprolinase family protein, with protein sequence MARDTDPKRSVADLHIDDPVELEVTRNSLVGICEEMGVAMLRTSYSTMFNEARDFSCVVFDAQGEMIAQGDFCPAHIGAIVHTVEWAIKEVGPDNMHPGDVILHNDPYRGGCHLPEFMTLKPCFYEGAVVAYAANIAHMTDIGGMVPAAFGDTRNIFQEGLRLPPIKIYQDDEPVEDIFAIITSNVRTPKVSRGDLMAMVGSTYLAERRIVGLVEKLGVERFRELSGQIKDVSEVLMRQALDRLPDGAYTAEGFLEDDGVIPDRPWKIRATVVIRGDEVIVDYTGSDPQAAGAINQSFGTTASATYAGIFHMIDNAIPWNHGAYRPIAIVAPPGSIVNVNYPGSCVGGNSDTYPTTVDILLAAFAQASDRSSAADGGTCGLLGFYGTNIDTGEPFVILHHEGMGWGGRRDADGNDAQIVKNGNCLNAPCEVWETRYPVRLDEYSIAEGGAGAGAYRGGHGVQRTWTCLLPITVSAHLNRTSNRPWGLHGGAEGGTTALLFRRAGETEWRTAREMFDTISDGKFSNVVLDIGDQILLRTPGGGGYGDPRERDPALVLEDVRDLLLEPEDAREMYGVAVNVAAGRAELVETDQRRTANGAAE encoded by the coding sequence ATGGCCCGAGATACCGATCCGAAACGCAGCGTCGCCGACCTGCACATCGACGATCCGGTGGAGCTGGAGGTCACACGCAACAGCCTGGTGGGCATCTGCGAGGAGATGGGCGTAGCCATGCTGCGCACCTCCTACTCGACCATGTTCAACGAGGCGCGCGACTTCTCGTGCGTCGTCTTCGACGCACAGGGCGAGATGATCGCGCAGGGCGACTTCTGCCCGGCGCACATCGGCGCCATCGTGCACACCGTCGAGTGGGCGATCAAAGAGGTCGGGCCGGACAACATGCACCCGGGCGACGTGATCCTCCACAACGACCCCTATCGCGGCGGCTGTCACCTGCCCGAGTTCATGACGTTGAAGCCCTGCTTCTACGAGGGCGCGGTGGTGGCCTACGCGGCCAACATCGCGCACATGACGGATATCGGCGGCATGGTGCCGGCGGCCTTTGGCGACACGCGCAACATCTTCCAGGAGGGCCTGCGGCTGCCGCCGATCAAGATCTACCAGGACGACGAGCCGGTCGAAGATATCTTCGCCATCATCACGTCGAACGTGCGCACGCCCAAGGTCTCGCGCGGCGACCTGATGGCGATGGTGGGCTCGACCTACCTGGCCGAACGCCGCATCGTGGGCCTGGTGGAGAAGCTTGGCGTCGAGCGATTTCGCGAGCTTTCGGGCCAGATCAAGGATGTGTCGGAAGTGCTGATGCGCCAGGCGCTCGACCGGCTGCCGGATGGCGCCTACACCGCCGAGGGCTTCCTGGAGGACGACGGCGTGATTCCCGATCGTCCCTGGAAAATCCGGGCCACGGTGGTGATCCGCGGCGACGAGGTGATCGTCGACTACACCGGGTCGGACCCGCAGGCGGCCGGGGCGATCAACCAGTCGTTCGGCACCACGGCGTCGGCGACCTATGCCGGCATCTTCCACATGATCGACAACGCCATTCCGTGGAATCACGGCGCCTACCGGCCCATTGCCATCGTGGCGCCGCCGGGGTCAATCGTGAATGTGAACTATCCCGGCTCGTGCGTGGGCGGGAACTCCGATACCTATCCCACGACGGTGGACATCCTTTTGGCCGCCTTCGCACAGGCCAGCGATCGCAGCTCGGCGGCGGACGGCGGCACCTGCGGCCTGCTGGGGTTCTACGGCACGAACATCGACACGGGCGAACCCTTCGTCATCCTGCATCACGAGGGCATGGGCTGGGGCGGCCGGCGCGACGCCGACGGCAACGACGCTCAGATCGTGAAGAACGGCAACTGCCTCAACGCGCCGTGCGAAGTGTGGGAGACGCGCTACCCGGTGCGATTGGACGAGTACTCGATTGCCGAGGGCGGCGCGGGCGCGGGGGCCTATCGCGGCGGCCATGGCGTGCAACGCACCTGGACCTGCCTCTTGCCGATCACCGTGAGCGCGCATCTCAACCGCACGTCCAACCGGCCGTGGGGATTGCACGGTGGGGCGGAGGGCGGCACGACGGCGCTGCTTTTCCGACGCGCCGGGGAAACCGAGTGGCGGACGGCTCGCGAGATGTTCGACACCATCTCCGATGGAAAGTTCTCGAACGTCGTGCTTGACATCGGCGACCAGATCCTGTTGCGCACGCCCGGCGGAGGCGGCTACGGCGATCCGCGTGAGCGTGACCCGGCGCTGGTGCTCGAAGACGTACGGGATTTGCTGCTCGAACCCGAGGATGCCCGTGAAATGTACGGTGTGGCCGTCAACGTGGCGGCTGGCCGCGCCGAGCTCGTCGAAACGGACCAGCGCCGCACTGCCAATGGAGCCGCGGAATGA